Proteins co-encoded in one Pseudoliparis swirei isolate HS2019 ecotype Mariana Trench chromosome 7, NWPU_hadal_v1, whole genome shotgun sequence genomic window:
- the prlrb gene encoding prolactin receptor b gives MRGGLGLALLLLLSAAGESNSVSPPGKPVLLGCRSPEKETFSCWWEPGSGGGLPTAHRLYYERERLEGTYECPDYQSAGRNSCFFDKEHTSIWVDYYLMVMASNALGNATSEPFKMDVMEIVKPDALENVTLMVEEREDSPYLHVRWEPPSNADTKSGWVTVKYELRVRQDGGNKWTEYTSGTQTHFSLYSISPGVVYTVQVRCRLDHGSWSEWSNSTCVKIPHYNQNERPFWLLVSILSTIPLIAAACILVTKRKSMKKFVLPPVPGPKIRDVDAQLLKSGGSEDGDNALMVNQSCPPIVTWKDQMEEYLIVTENDDGLPSNAQKRKKSFIIPVGFNLDLERFHCDETKTCQNEWEKKYHEMDRFEVDSSIKPFTNGGYVDIQRPVDHTQGVEVKPVDYSRVKEVNGDNILLHKNENVLFESGGYIHVQIRENMPEEYSRVKKVDSDNTVILQSQHASGDTSSREKGNHYTDPQKARKPNMCTELIEGGYVDTINASSNIK, from the exons ATGAGGGGAGGTCTTGGGCTGGCGTTACTCTTGCTGCTGTCTGCAGCTGGAGAGTCCAACA GCGTTTCTCCACCAGGGAAACCAGTCCTGCTGGGCTGCAGGTCTCCTGAGAAGGAGACGTTTAGCTGCTGGTGGGAGCCAGGCTCCGGGGGAGGGCTGCCCACCGCACACCGTCTGTATTACGAGAGAGAAAG GTTGGAGGGAACGTACGAGTGTCCGGATTATCAGTCGGCAGGAAGGAACTCCTGTTTCTTTGATAAGGAACACACCTCCATCTGGGTGGACTACTACCTGATGGTGATGGCCTCCAATGCGCTCGGGAATGCCACTTCGGAGCCTTTTAAGATGGATGTGATGGAAATTG TGAAGCCCGATGCTCTTGAAAATGTGACGCTgatggtggaggagagagaggacagtcCATATCTTCACGTCAGGTGGGAGCCTCCCTCTAACGCGGACACCAAGTCCGGCTGGGTCACCGTTAAATATGAACTACGAGTCCGACAAGACGGTGGCAACAAGTGGACA GAGTACACGTCAGGTACACAAACCCATTTCAGCCTGTACAGCATCAGTCCCGGGGTTGTGTACACGGTGCAGGTGCGCTGCAGACTAGACCACGGCTCCTGGAGTGAGTGGAGCAACTCCACCTGTGTGAAAATCCCTCACT ATAATCAGAACGAGAGACCATTTTGGCTCCTGGTTTCAATCCTCTCTACAATTCCATTAATAGCAGCAGCGTGCATCTTGGTAACAAAGAGGAAATC CATGAAGAAGTTTGTCCTGCCACCTGTTCCTGGTCCCAAGATAAGAGATGTAGACGCTCAGCTTCTCAAG AGTGGGGGATCTGAAGACGGCGACAATGCCCTGATGGTCAACCAAAGCTGTCCTCCTATCGTGACCTGGAAGGACCAAATGGAGGAGTACCTAATTGTGACTGAAAATGACGACGGGCTTCCCTCCAATGctcaaaaaaggaagaaaagctTCATTATTCCCGTCGGCTTCAACTTAGACTTGGAACGATTCCATTGTGATGAGACAAAAACATGCCAAAACGAGTGGGAAAAGAAATATCACGAAATGGATCGCTTTGAAGTCGATAGCAGCATCAAACCCTTCACGAACGGCGGCTATGTGGATATTCAGAGACCTGTGGACCACACGCAGGGGGTGGAGGTGAAGCCGGTGGACTACAGCAGAGTGAAAGAGGTGAACGGCGACAACATTCTCCTCCACAAGAACGAAAACGTCTTGTTTGAGAGCGGCGGCTACATCCATGTTCAGATACGAGAGAACATGCCAGAGGAATACAGCAGGGTGAAGAAGGTGGACAGTGACAACACGGTCATCCTGCAGTCACAACATGCGTCAGGTGACACCTCCAGTAGAGAGAAGGGAAACCACTACACAGACCCGCAGAAGGCAAGAAAACCCAATATGTGCACAGAACTCATCGAAGGCGGATATGTAGATACCATCAATGCATcatcaaatataaaatga
- the malt1 gene encoding mucosa-associated lymphoid tissue lymphoma translocation protein 1 isoform X1 yields MSDSLDRSARINLLKEPVVKKLCEVLDKSSNKGWRKLGEIVGNDRRFKVSSDDMEMCSLKVLELEGSPSRTLLRLMGDRGCTTGHLVDYLQTLGNSEVLQGLKPSALQILIQPQSVALISGHNLRLSCHAVGKHPVQYQWFKTNEEVPNGFSSDLVMSPVHLRDAGFYICRVNCGDTFEFSQWAQVDVLNVTVSCGQSYHSLEGRLKLVIQPRSQWLHVGETLQVECGAVGRPIPRYQWHRNGVPVPNATKRKHMIPHSTQDHHGRYRCEISSGTERMWTNEVDVVIAPRISVQMSEAMECSEDDLYGIGGGCSEFFLNNVPEELHATDKVALLIGNMSYQNHPQLKAPMVDVYDLTNLLRQLNFQVVSLLDLTESEMRNAVDEFLFLLHKGVYGLLYYAGHGYENYGNSFMVPVDAPNPYHSANCLCVQSILKLMQEKETGLNVFLLDMCRKRNIHDDSTPNIVLRVTANIVFGYATCQDAEAFELSSSGFTNGVFVKFLKKRLLDDEKITVLLDRVAEDMGQFDATKGKQALEIRSSLSERRALTDPILPGNSVDLAHTRSLQWSKAHELPESMCLDFDCGAQIKLGFAAEFSNVLVIYTHIVKKPEDMSSCRAHVTNFSQDVDVDPKEMNRETPEETGIYLLSSNLPQHCLYTRVSSLQKLREELVFTVCLQGTFTAMEDESVHWTKSINIGKPLIARLDLNRAVRRNSCLQTCLMAHSPSHSPCQSPGPEHHLQPLHYRPHQTQDYNRLSPQHHSPDVYEHQGAAGGCGETFGDNVGQSRHEPAYGSAGGLSSSPGGLSIPIETTEDINELQAVFINSLQLQQQ; encoded by the exons ATGTCGGACTCTTTGGACCGGTCCGCGAGGATCAACCTGTTGAAGGAGCCGGTGGTGAAGAAGCTCTGCGAGGTGTTGGACAAATCCAGCAATAAAGGATGGCGAAAACTTGGAGAGATAGTCGGCAACGACAGGCGGTTTAAAGTCAG CTCCGACGACATGGAGATGTGCTCCCTGAAGGTGCTGGAGCTCGAGGGAAGCCCGAGCCGCACgctgctgaggctgatgggagatCGAGGCTGCACAACGGGTCACCTGGTGGACTACCTTCAAACGCTGGGCAACTCCGAGGTCCTGCAGGGCCTGAAGCCATCAG CCCTGCAGATCCTCATTCAACCTCAGTCGGTGGCTCTTATATCTGGACACAATCTTCGCCTGAGCTGCCACGCTGTGGGAAAACATCCAGTCCAGTACCAGTGGTTCAAGACCAATGAAGAG GTGCCGAACGGCTTCTCCTCAGACTTGGTGATGAGTCCGGTCCATCTGAGGGACGCCGGCTTTTACATCTGCAGGGTCAACTGCGGAGATACTTTTGAGTTCAGCCAGTGGGCTCAGGTGGACGTCCTGAATGTCACCGTGTCCTGCG GGCAGAGCTATCATTCCTTAGAGGGTCGGCTGAAGTTGGTGATCCAGCCTCGGTCCCAGTGGCTGCACGTTGGGGAAACCCTGCAGGTGGAGTGTGGCGCCGTGGGACGGCCGATCCCTCGATACCAGTGGCACAGGAATGGAGTCCCGGTACCCAACGCCACAAAGAGGAAACACATG ATTCCTCACTCGACGCAGGATCACCACGGCAGGTATCGCTGTGAGATCAGCAGCGGCACGGAGAGAATGTGGACCAACGAAGTCGACGTTGTGATCG CACCGAGGATATCTGTCCAGATGTCAGAGGCAATGGAGTGCTCTGAAG ACGATCTTTACGGCATTGGAGGCG GATGCAGTGAATTTTTCCTGAATAATGTCCCTGAAGAACTTCATG CAACTGACAAAGTGGCGCTGCTGATCGGGAACATGTCTTACCAAAACCACCCGCAGCTCAAAGCTCCCATGGTGGACGTGTACGACCTCACCAACCTGCTGCGCCAGCTCAACTTCCAGGTGGTCTCACTGCTCGACCTCACCGAGTCGGAGATGAGAAACGCTGTCGACGAgttcctgttcctgcttcaCAAGGGCGTCTACG GTCTGCTGTACTACGCGGGTCACGGATACGAGAACTACGGCAACAGTTTCATGGTGCCGGTAGACGCACCGAACCCGTATCACTCGGccaactgtctgtgtgtgcagagcATCCTCAAGCTGATGCAGGAGAAGGAGACCGGCCTCAATGTGTTCCTGCTGGACATGTGCAGGAAGAG gAATATTCATGATGACAGCACTCCAAACATCGTCCTGAGGGTCACGGCAAACATCGTCTTTGGATACGCGAC GTGCCAGGATGCCGAGGCCTTCGAGCTGAGCTCCAGCGGCTTCACCAACGGTGTGTTTGTCAAGTTTTTGAAGAAGCGGCTCCTCGACGATGAGAAGATCACCGTGCTGCTGGACCGCGTCGCCGAGG ACATGGGTCAGTTCGACGCTACGAAGGGCAAGCAGGCTCTGGAGATCCGCAGCAGTCTGTCGGAGAGGAGAGCGCTGACCGATCCTATCCTGCCCGGCAACAGCGTCGATCTCGCTCACACTCGCAGCCTCCAGTGGTCCAAGGCTCACG AGCTCCCTGAGAGCATGTGTCTCGACTTTGACTGCGGGGCTCAGATCAAGTTGGGCTTCGCTGCAGAGTTCTCCAACGTGCTCGTCATATACACTCACATCGTCAAGAAGCCAGAGGACATGTCCTCCTGCCGGGCTCACGTCACCAACTTCTCACAG gacGTTGATGTTGATCCCAAAGAGATGAACAGAGAGACTCCAGAGGAGACGGGGATCTACCTGCTGTCCAGCAACCTGCCGCAGCACTGCCTGTACACCAGAGTCAGCTCACTGCAGAAGCTCAGG GAGGAGCTGGTCTTCACCGTGTGCCTTCAGGGCACCTTCACCGCCATGGAGGACGAATCGGTCCACTGGACCAAAAGCATCAACATTGGCAAGCCGCTCATCGCCCGACTGGACCTGAACCGGGCCGTGCGGCGAAACAGCTGCCTGCAGACCTGCCTGATGGCCCACAGCCCGTCGCACAGCCCCTGCCAGAGCCCCGGGCCGGAACACCACCTCCAACCCCTCCATTACAGGCCGCACCAGACCCAGGACTACAACCGCCTGTCACCGCAGCACCACTCCCCGGACGTCTACGAGCACCAGGGAGCGGCGGGAGGCTGCGGGGAAACCTTCGGCGACAACGTCGGACAATCTCGCCACGAACCTGCGTACGGCTCGGCTGGTGGGCTTTCAAGCTCACCGGGGGGGCTCAGCATCCCTATAGAGACCACCGAGGACATCAACGAGCTGCAGGCTGTGTTCATTAACAGTCTGCAGCTTCAGCAGCAGTGA
- the malt1 gene encoding mucosa-associated lymphoid tissue lymphoma translocation protein 1 isoform X2: protein MSDSLDRSARINLLKEPVVKKLCEVLDKSSNKGWRKLGEIVGNDRRFKVSSDDMEMCSLKVLELEGSPSRTLLRLMGDRGCTTGHLVDYLQTLGNSEVLQGLKPSALQILIQPQSVALISGHNLRLSCHAVGKHPVQYQWFKTNEEVPNGFSSDLVMSPVHLRDAGFYICRVNCGDTFEFSQWAQVDVLNVTVSCGQSYHSLEGRLKLVIQPRSQWLHVGETLQVECGAVGRPIPRYQWHRNGVPVPNATKRKHMIPHSTQDHHGRYRCEISSGTERMWTNEVDVVIDDLYGIGGGCSEFFLNNVPEELHATDKVALLIGNMSYQNHPQLKAPMVDVYDLTNLLRQLNFQVVSLLDLTESEMRNAVDEFLFLLHKGVYGLLYYAGHGYENYGNSFMVPVDAPNPYHSANCLCVQSILKLMQEKETGLNVFLLDMCRKRNIHDDSTPNIVLRVTANIVFGYATCQDAEAFELSSSGFTNGVFVKFLKKRLLDDEKITVLLDRVAEDMGQFDATKGKQALEIRSSLSERRALTDPILPGNSVDLAHTRSLQWSKAHELPESMCLDFDCGAQIKLGFAAEFSNVLVIYTHIVKKPEDMSSCRAHVTNFSQDVDVDPKEMNRETPEETGIYLLSSNLPQHCLYTRVSSLQKLREELVFTVCLQGTFTAMEDESVHWTKSINIGKPLIARLDLNRAVRRNSCLQTCLMAHSPSHSPCQSPGPEHHLQPLHYRPHQTQDYNRLSPQHHSPDVYEHQGAAGGCGETFGDNVGQSRHEPAYGSAGGLSSSPGGLSIPIETTEDINELQAVFINSLQLQQQ, encoded by the exons ATGTCGGACTCTTTGGACCGGTCCGCGAGGATCAACCTGTTGAAGGAGCCGGTGGTGAAGAAGCTCTGCGAGGTGTTGGACAAATCCAGCAATAAAGGATGGCGAAAACTTGGAGAGATAGTCGGCAACGACAGGCGGTTTAAAGTCAG CTCCGACGACATGGAGATGTGCTCCCTGAAGGTGCTGGAGCTCGAGGGAAGCCCGAGCCGCACgctgctgaggctgatgggagatCGAGGCTGCACAACGGGTCACCTGGTGGACTACCTTCAAACGCTGGGCAACTCCGAGGTCCTGCAGGGCCTGAAGCCATCAG CCCTGCAGATCCTCATTCAACCTCAGTCGGTGGCTCTTATATCTGGACACAATCTTCGCCTGAGCTGCCACGCTGTGGGAAAACATCCAGTCCAGTACCAGTGGTTCAAGACCAATGAAGAG GTGCCGAACGGCTTCTCCTCAGACTTGGTGATGAGTCCGGTCCATCTGAGGGACGCCGGCTTTTACATCTGCAGGGTCAACTGCGGAGATACTTTTGAGTTCAGCCAGTGGGCTCAGGTGGACGTCCTGAATGTCACCGTGTCCTGCG GGCAGAGCTATCATTCCTTAGAGGGTCGGCTGAAGTTGGTGATCCAGCCTCGGTCCCAGTGGCTGCACGTTGGGGAAACCCTGCAGGTGGAGTGTGGCGCCGTGGGACGGCCGATCCCTCGATACCAGTGGCACAGGAATGGAGTCCCGGTACCCAACGCCACAAAGAGGAAACACATG ATTCCTCACTCGACGCAGGATCACCACGGCAGGTATCGCTGTGAGATCAGCAGCGGCACGGAGAGAATGTGGACCAACGAAGTCGACGTTGTGATCG ACGATCTTTACGGCATTGGAGGCG GATGCAGTGAATTTTTCCTGAATAATGTCCCTGAAGAACTTCATG CAACTGACAAAGTGGCGCTGCTGATCGGGAACATGTCTTACCAAAACCACCCGCAGCTCAAAGCTCCCATGGTGGACGTGTACGACCTCACCAACCTGCTGCGCCAGCTCAACTTCCAGGTGGTCTCACTGCTCGACCTCACCGAGTCGGAGATGAGAAACGCTGTCGACGAgttcctgttcctgcttcaCAAGGGCGTCTACG GTCTGCTGTACTACGCGGGTCACGGATACGAGAACTACGGCAACAGTTTCATGGTGCCGGTAGACGCACCGAACCCGTATCACTCGGccaactgtctgtgtgtgcagagcATCCTCAAGCTGATGCAGGAGAAGGAGACCGGCCTCAATGTGTTCCTGCTGGACATGTGCAGGAAGAG gAATATTCATGATGACAGCACTCCAAACATCGTCCTGAGGGTCACGGCAAACATCGTCTTTGGATACGCGAC GTGCCAGGATGCCGAGGCCTTCGAGCTGAGCTCCAGCGGCTTCACCAACGGTGTGTTTGTCAAGTTTTTGAAGAAGCGGCTCCTCGACGATGAGAAGATCACCGTGCTGCTGGACCGCGTCGCCGAGG ACATGGGTCAGTTCGACGCTACGAAGGGCAAGCAGGCTCTGGAGATCCGCAGCAGTCTGTCGGAGAGGAGAGCGCTGACCGATCCTATCCTGCCCGGCAACAGCGTCGATCTCGCTCACACTCGCAGCCTCCAGTGGTCCAAGGCTCACG AGCTCCCTGAGAGCATGTGTCTCGACTTTGACTGCGGGGCTCAGATCAAGTTGGGCTTCGCTGCAGAGTTCTCCAACGTGCTCGTCATATACACTCACATCGTCAAGAAGCCAGAGGACATGTCCTCCTGCCGGGCTCACGTCACCAACTTCTCACAG gacGTTGATGTTGATCCCAAAGAGATGAACAGAGAGACTCCAGAGGAGACGGGGATCTACCTGCTGTCCAGCAACCTGCCGCAGCACTGCCTGTACACCAGAGTCAGCTCACTGCAGAAGCTCAGG GAGGAGCTGGTCTTCACCGTGTGCCTTCAGGGCACCTTCACCGCCATGGAGGACGAATCGGTCCACTGGACCAAAAGCATCAACATTGGCAAGCCGCTCATCGCCCGACTGGACCTGAACCGGGCCGTGCGGCGAAACAGCTGCCTGCAGACCTGCCTGATGGCCCACAGCCCGTCGCACAGCCCCTGCCAGAGCCCCGGGCCGGAACACCACCTCCAACCCCTCCATTACAGGCCGCACCAGACCCAGGACTACAACCGCCTGTCACCGCAGCACCACTCCCCGGACGTCTACGAGCACCAGGGAGCGGCGGGAGGCTGCGGGGAAACCTTCGGCGACAACGTCGGACAATCTCGCCACGAACCTGCGTACGGCTCGGCTGGTGGGCTTTCAAGCTCACCGGGGGGGCTCAGCATCCCTATAGAGACCACCGAGGACATCAACGAGCTGCAGGCTGTGTTCATTAACAGTCTGCAGCTTCAGCAGCAGTGA
- the emb gene encoding embigin isoform X1 translates to MADSWKRLLFQILLLLVCCRHIDTKTPGATPPPLVPITSLATDERSVSLKGESHTEKVELLNPVNLALQCTWTGNQNKAPNITGFWRKDGDEVENSRVTVQLEGDQYELKRVFSIVNEESLGSYSCVFGSEAKIEFVLAAPQVGEVRDKPIVSYVGDSVVITCKMEEPKPKPSTWNWYKANGTDKEQISAVAEPLRYEIENEESKTKLVVHNLTEADGGLYYCGAVYAISTTMGRVELKVISFQEPLKPFIAIVIEVVVLVAAILLYERSQSKKDYTPENGTTDQMNTMAHRDNTGPEETSTRQRKI, encoded by the exons ATGGCAGACTCCTGGAAGCGACTCCTTTTTCAGATCCTCCTGCTTCTCGTCTGCTGCAGGCACATCgatacaa AAACACCTGGTGCCACGCCCCCACCGCTGGTCCCCATCACTTCCCTGGCAACAGATGAACGGAGCGTTTCTCTTAAAG GTGAAAGTCACACAGAGAAAGTTGAACTGTTGAATCCGGTCAATCTGGCACTGCAGTGCACCTGGACAGGTAATCAGAACAAAGCACCAAACATAACTGGGTTCTGGAGGAAGGACGGGGATGAGGTGGAGAACAGTCGCGTCACAGTGCAACTGGAGGGCGATCAGTATGAACTCAAACGAGT GTTCAGCATCGTCAACGAAGAAAGCCTCGGAAGTTACTCATGCGTGTTCGGAAGTGAAGCAAAAATAGAGTTTGTTTTGGCTG CTCCACAGGTCGGTGAGGTGCGGGATAAACCAATAGTCAGCTACGTGGGGGACTCTGTGGTGATTACATGTAAAATGGAGGAACCCAAACCAAAACCCAGCACCTGGAACTGGTACAAAGCAAATGGTACTGACAAG GAGCAGATCTCCGCGGTTGCAGAGCCTCTTCGCTATGAGATCGAAAACGAAGAGAGCAAGACCAAACTTGTGGTGCACAACCTGACGGAGGCTGACGGAGGCCTCTATTACTGCGGTGCGGTGTACGCCATCAGCACCACGATGGGCCGCGTGGAGCTGAAG GTCATCAGCTTCCAGGAGCCTCTGAAGCCCTTCATCGCCATCGTGATCGAAGTGGTCGTCCTGGTCGCCGCCATCCTGCTCTACGAGAGAAGTCAGTCCAAGAAGGACTACACGCCAG AAAATGGAACCACTGACCAAATGAATACAAT GGCTCACAGGGATAATACTGGACCGGAGGAAACTTCAACGAGACAGCGGAAAATTTAA
- the emb gene encoding embigin isoform X2 — translation MADSWKRLLFQILLLLVCCRHIDTKTPGATPPPLVPITSLATDERSVSLKGESHTEKVELLNPVNLALQCTWTGNQNKAPNITGFWRKDGDEVENSRVTVQLEGDQYELKRVFSIVNEESLGSYSCVFGSEAKIEFVLAAPQVGEVRDKPIVSYVGDSVVITCKMEEPKPKPSTWNWYKANGTDKISAVAEPLRYEIENEESKTKLVVHNLTEADGGLYYCGAVYAISTTMGRVELKVISFQEPLKPFIAIVIEVVVLVAAILLYERSQSKKDYTPENGTTDQMNTMAHRDNTGPEETSTRQRKI, via the exons ATGGCAGACTCCTGGAAGCGACTCCTTTTTCAGATCCTCCTGCTTCTCGTCTGCTGCAGGCACATCgatacaa AAACACCTGGTGCCACGCCCCCACCGCTGGTCCCCATCACTTCCCTGGCAACAGATGAACGGAGCGTTTCTCTTAAAG GTGAAAGTCACACAGAGAAAGTTGAACTGTTGAATCCGGTCAATCTGGCACTGCAGTGCACCTGGACAGGTAATCAGAACAAAGCACCAAACATAACTGGGTTCTGGAGGAAGGACGGGGATGAGGTGGAGAACAGTCGCGTCACAGTGCAACTGGAGGGCGATCAGTATGAACTCAAACGAGT GTTCAGCATCGTCAACGAAGAAAGCCTCGGAAGTTACTCATGCGTGTTCGGAAGTGAAGCAAAAATAGAGTTTGTTTTGGCTG CTCCACAGGTCGGTGAGGTGCGGGATAAACCAATAGTCAGCTACGTGGGGGACTCTGTGGTGATTACATGTAAAATGGAGGAACCCAAACCAAAACCCAGCACCTGGAACTGGTACAAAGCAAATGGTACTGACAAG ATCTCCGCGGTTGCAGAGCCTCTTCGCTATGAGATCGAAAACGAAGAGAGCAAGACCAAACTTGTGGTGCACAACCTGACGGAGGCTGACGGAGGCCTCTATTACTGCGGTGCGGTGTACGCCATCAGCACCACGATGGGCCGCGTGGAGCTGAAG GTCATCAGCTTCCAGGAGCCTCTGAAGCCCTTCATCGCCATCGTGATCGAAGTGGTCGTCCTGGTCGCCGCCATCCTGCTCTACGAGAGAAGTCAGTCCAAGAAGGACTACACGCCAG AAAATGGAACCACTGACCAAATGAATACAAT GGCTCACAGGGATAATACTGGACCGGAGGAAACTTCAACGAGACAGCGGAAAATTTAA